The following is a genomic window from Moorella sp. Hama-1.
GGGTCCAGCCCAGCAGGGTTATTCCCTTTAAACCGGCCTGGGGCTGGTTGGTGATGGTGAGGGCGACCATGGCTACTCCTGCTATCAAAAAAGAAAAGGGTACCAGGATAAGCTGCAGGTAAAAACGGACCGGGATCCCGGCGGCTCCAATGGTCACCCCGGCCATTAGGATAGTAATGACGGCCGGGGTAAGGGGCCGGGGCGCCACCAGGGCAATGAGGAGAGTTGCCAGGGCAAAGGCTATTTTTTCGCCCGGGTGAATGCCCTTGAGCCGGTTGCTGTAGGCGTACTGGTCAATGCTGAACATCTACTTCTGCTCCCGCTGTTTCTTCCCCTTGCTATAGCCCAGAAAGTAGCAAACAATACCGCTGCCGATGGCTGCTTGGGCGGCAAAAAGGAAGGTCTCTACTTCCCCGCTGGGGGGCTCCCAAACTGGTTTGAACCAGGGGTGATAATCGGGTCGAATCTGGGTAATGGCCTCCGCCGCCCGGTCGTCGGCGCCGGCGAATTCCGCACCGCGATGGAGGAAAAAGGGCACTACGGCCAGGAGGATAACCATAAGGAACAGCAAAAAATTCTTCTGAGTGGTACTCACAGATCACACCTCCACTAAAGGTAACTACTATAATTACGGCTTATTTTAACGCTCACTTCCAGACCAGGCTAAACCTGCCTACTGGCTCTACTGCTGGCCGCGGCTCTCCCCTACCACCGTTTTCCCCGGCAGTATAGATAGCTCTACCAGCTCGTTCTTGTTATAAGCGGCCAGCAGGTTAAAGACGATGACGGTTAAAATACCTTCGCTGATGGCCAGGGGTAGCTGGGTGACGGCAAAGATGCCCATGAATTTGAGCATGGACGCTGCTACTCCCCCGGCCGGGGCCGGGAATGCCAGGGCGAGCTGCAGGGAGGTGGTGACGTAGGTCATCAGGTCGCCCAGGGTTGCGGCCAGGAAGACGGCAACGGCCA
Proteins encoded in this region:
- a CDS encoding energy-coupling factor ABC transporter substrate-binding protein codes for the protein MSTTQKNFLLFLMVILLAVVPFFLHRGAEFAGADDRAAEAITQIRPDYHPWFKPVWEPPSGEVETFLFAAQAAIGSGIVCYFLGYSKGKKQREQK